In the Parashewanella tropica genome, ACTTTAAAAGACATCAAAATTAATACCTTGGTCGATCCTGATGTAACGGGGGTAACCTGTCACATTGCTTCTGTTGAGGCTAACTTAAGTCTATCTGATCCGAGTGATAGCTCTATAGCCTGTAGGCAAACAGGAGAAATTACGCCTGAGATGATTGCAAAAATTGATAAGAGTAAATCTGGAGAAATTGTCTTTAAAAAGTCTAAAAGCATCTTTTTTAAAACAATGAAAGTAAGACGTATATACGATGCTGAACACCAAACTTTACTTTATTTATCGTATTCAACTAAAGAAACTTCTGGCAGCTTTAAGCACAGTTTGTCTTCGGTACCGCTATGGGGAACTAAGGCTTACGTAACGCAACCTTAATGCTCAACTTTAGGGTAAGTGATTTTAGAAAATCAGATATTAAATTCTGACTTCGACATAACCACCTGTGGGAACAGCTTCATTTTTTACTAACCCAGTAAACTTATTACTTAGTAGTAAAGGTTTATGCTCTGGTTTGCTGGTTGAAATACAGAAATTTTCACCACGATTCAAAGTACGATACTGAGTGCCTGTTCTCACCCAATTTTGCACGCCAATTTGCATAGAATCGGAAATCGCTATTGGCATTAATCCTTCAGAATTTCTAATGTAACTTCTTAACCCATGACCTGCTTGAGCAATCGCAGTTCGATAATTGTTTAAATCAACAATCACATAGATCATATCAATGAGGACATCCAAGCCTGATTTCACAATACGGTCATTTAAATAACTGAGCATATTAAAAGGCTCGATAACCGACTGACTTTTACCGACTCTAAATGCTTGTAGTTTTTGGTTCACTAGGCTCCGTAACGTTACACTGGCAAAAGCGGTGGCTTTGTTTTCAGGTTGAAAATGAGCCATGTAAACCATGAGATACTTTTCCCCGACCAAGGTACTGTCTATCAAATAGTTACTGATTTCTGCATGTTTAAAGATACTGTAACTGACTTGAGCATTGGGAAAATTTACTTCGGCTGATGGAAATAATTGCTGCTGGATATGATCCACGGCATGTGAGTTTTGCTCAATTGAAGCGATATGATCATCAAACTCTTGATAAGAAAGTTCATCCAATAGAGCCATTGGAGCATCAGTTTCAACATACCCTACCAATGTTTGTTGAATGGCGCTCTCCAATACCAACATATCGTCAATGGGTTTACAAAGGTAATCACTGGCTCCAAGGCGAATTGCTTCTAATACATCTGAGAGAACATTATTGCCAGATATCACAATTGAGTGAGTTCGAGGTGAAATAAGCGGAATTTCAGCGATTAAGTCTAACCCACAAGAACTTGGTAAACTGAGATCTGCAATCACCAAGTCTACGGGCTCGGTTTTAAGCACCTGGGCTGCAGACTCAATGGTCATTGCCGAGAAACACACACATCCTTGTTCGGTTAGATACTCTGTTATTGATTCAGATTCTATCGAGTCTACTTCAAACAGCAGCACAGAAATATTTGGTAACGCCATACCCACACCATTCCATTGTCGGATTAAAATCCATTTTACGCCTATCAAAGGCTAAAGTTATATGAATAATACTTATCTGTAAGGTGTATAAAAACCTAACATATAAAGTCATATTGAAATTGTGAATGAAACAAAATTGAGTGATATAAAACGAAACTTTACATAACTCACAAGATTTGACATCAGAGGGATACGGCTTTCTCTAAACCATTTTTGTGACACGCAATAGAGTTATAACACCAGATCTGAGGTTTTGCGAATTTTCGGAGCAAATTATTCTTTGCTCCGACCTGTTTTACTTTTAATTAGAGACCGTATATGGCCTCTAA is a window encoding:
- a CDS encoding CreA family protein, with the protein product MKKVITIIGLTSLLTGCFGQKEVGDVSLGLFTLKDIKINTLVDPDVTGVTCHIASVEANLSLSDPSDSSIACRQTGEITPEMIAKIDKSKSGEIVFKKSKSIFFKTMKVRRIYDAEHQTLLYLSYSTKETSGSFKHSLSSVPLWGTKAYVTQP
- a CDS encoding response regulator, with protein sequence MALPNISVLLFEVDSIESESITEYLTEQGCVCFSAMTIESAAQVLKTEPVDLVIADLSLPSSCGLDLIAEIPLISPRTHSIVISGNNVLSDVLEAIRLGASDYLCKPIDDMLVLESAIQQTLVGYVETDAPMALLDELSYQEFDDHIASIEQNSHAVDHIQQQLFPSAEVNFPNAQVSYSIFKHAEISNYLIDSTLVGEKYLMVYMAHFQPENKATAFASVTLRSLVNQKLQAFRVGKSQSVIEPFNMLSYLNDRIVKSGLDVLIDMIYVIVDLNNYRTAIAQAGHGLRSYIRNSEGLMPIAISDSMQIGVQNWVRTGTQYRTLNRGENFCISTSKPEHKPLLLSNKFTGLVKNEAVPTGGYVEVRI